Proteins encoded in a region of the Limanda limanda chromosome 17, fLimLim1.1, whole genome shotgun sequence genome:
- the LOC133023530 gene encoding protein Tob2, whose protein sequence is MHLEVKVALNFIVSYLYNKLPRRRADLFGEELERILVSRFEGHWYPEAPLRGSAFRCIHLGAQRDPVVELAAKRSGLDTEEVRANVPAQLSVWIDPYEVSYQIGEKGAVKVLYLEDPPGLGCDGERAEGGVREGSGDAETEEAKNLGFNPDAQVFVPIGSQASPALMPSHSSSPTPLSNQSCPGLFSYPSSSPPTDPAAHSSNTSTPSPPSGGLPYLAAQQPPSALPAARPQPITFTTASFAATKFGSTKMKKCTGTGSPAGSGVVLPPAQRMLSRSPTTISPPELLKHKPLSLSLHSLGGPIPSQLSPNAKEFVYPGSPGALYFDADSQPMQPHASPFQPPHTVNTHPSFDPFSSPPPPQSVGIISSSGGISYIEKPPFVEGLGGYNLQYPSQSFQPVVLAN, encoded by the coding sequence ATGCATCTAGAAGTGAAGGTCGCCCTCAACTTCATCGTGTCCTACctgtacaacaagctgcctcgGCGCCGAGCTGACCTGTTTGgcgaggagctggagaggataCTGGTGTCTCGTTTTGAGGGACACTGGTACCCAGAAGCCCCTCTTCGGGGGTCCGCCTTCCGCTGCATTCACCTGGGAGCGCAGAGGGACCCCGTGGTGGAGCTGGCCGCCAAGAGAAGTGGACTGGACACGGAGGAAGTGCGTGCGAATGTTCCTGCACAGCTCAGCGTGTGGATTGACCCGTACGAGGTGTCCTACCAGATCGGAGAGAAGGGGGCGGTGAAGGTGCTCTACCTGGAGGATCCTCCCGGCCTCGGCTGCGATGGCGAGCGGGCCGAGGGGGGGGTCAGAGAGGGGAGCGGAGacgcagagacagaggaggccAAGAATCTGGGCTTCAACCCAGATGCTCAGGTGTTTGTGCCGATTGGAAGTCAGGCGTCTCCTGCCCTCATGCCATCGCACTCCAGCTCTCCCACACCTCTGTCTAACCAGTCCTGCCCCGGGCTCTTCAGCTACCCCagctccagcccccccaccgACCCTGCCGCCCACTCCTCCAAcacctccaccccctcccctcccagcGGCGGGCTGCCCTACCTCGCCGCTCAGCAGCCGCCCTCCGCCCTGCCCGCCGCCCGCCCTCAACCCATCACCTTCACCACCGCCAGCTTCGCCGCCACTAAATTCGGTTCGACCAAGATGAAGAAGTGCACCGGCACCGGGTCGCCAGCCGGCTCTGGAGTTGTCCTCCCACCGGCCCAGAGGATGCTCTCACGCTCTCCTACCACCATCTCGCCGCCGGAGCTGCTCAAGCACaagccgctctctctctccttgcacTCGCTCGGCGGTCCGATCCCCAGCCAGCTCTCTCCCAACGCCAAAGAATTTGTCTACCCAGGATCCCCGGGCGCCCTCTACTTCGATGCCGACTCCCAGCCCATGCAGCCTCACGCCAGCCCCTTCCAGCCCCCCCACACTGTCAACACCCATCCCTCCTTCGATCCCTTCTCcagccctcctcccccccagaGCGTGggcatcatcagcagcagcggaggaATCTCTTACATAGAGAAGCCGCCGTTTGTGGAGGGTTTAGGAGGCTACAACCTGCAATATCCCAGCCAGTCCTTCCAGCCGGTGGTGCTGGCCAACTAA
- the tefb gene encoding TEF transcription factor, PAR bZIP family member b isoform X1 translates to MSTDQIFLEDRSDVPDLLKSLSDYPFSFPAFDDTEIEKEKLCSTEDVEGGGAESASAGGGSRGGAGGGGGAGGGGGAGGGVSASLTPALWDKTIPYDGETFHLEYMDLDEFLLENGIPVSLEAGLQKTLTSVEGKGKSIAKVAAPAATVVAATPPPPPLPPPAAPPAAAAAASDSASSPSVSSATSTVTSEPEEPVTITTLQPAKLEEEEEEEEEEEEEEEEEDEEDEEGEEEESQCEEAEVKETKQERSTPSPIDPDALEVDINFQPDPTDLVLSSVPGGELFNPRKHKFSDQELKPQPMIKKAKKVFVPDEHKDDRYWSRRKKNNLAAKRSRDARRLKENQITVRASFLERENAALRQQVAEMRKDCGRCKNILARYEAKYGPL, encoded by the exons AAATAGAGAAGGAGAAGCTCTGCTCAACTGAGGATGTGGAAGGAGGCGGGGCCGAGTCAGCCAGTGCTGGTGGAGGTTCtcgaggaggagcaggaggaggtgggggtgcaggaggaggaggaggagcaggaggaggcgtgTCAGCCTCCCTGACCCCGGCCCTTTGGGATAAGACCATTCCCTACGATGGGGAGACCTTCCACCTGGAGTACATGGACCTGGACGAGTTCCTCCTGGAGAACGGCATCCCGGTCAGCCTGGAGGCCGGCCTGCAGAAGACGCTGACCTCCGTGGAGGGCAAAGGCAAATCCATCGCCAAGGTGGCTGCTCCTGCTGCCACTGTTGTTGCtgctactcctcctcctcctcctcttcctcctcctgctgctcctcctgctgctgctgctgctgcttcagactcagcttcctccccctctgtctccagCGCCACCTCCACTGTCACCTCCGAACCAGAGGAACCGGTGACCATCACCACTTTACAACCAGCTAAactagaggaagaggaagaagaagaagaagaggaggaggaggaggaagaagaggaagacgaagaagatgaggaaggagaagaagaggaatctCAGTGTGAGGAGGCAGAAGTGAAGGAGACGAAACAAG AGCGCAGCACCCCCTCCCCCATTGACCCAGATGCACTGGAGGTGGACATCAACTTCCAGCCGGACCCGACAGACCTGGTGCTGTCAAGCGTCCCGGGAGGAGAACTCTTCAACCCTCGCAAACACAAGTTCTCCGACCAGGAGCTGAAACCGCAGCCCATGATCAAGAAGGCCAAGAAAGTGTTTGTTCCTGACGAgcacaag GATGATAGGTACTGgtccaggaggaagaagaacaacCTGGCGGCGAAGCGCTCCCGTGACGCGCGGCGCCTGAAGGAGAACCAGATCACGGTGCGCGCCTCCTTCCTGGAGCGGGAGAACGCGGCGCTGAGGCAGCAGGTGGCCGAGATGAGGAAGGACTGCGGCCGCTGCAAGAACATCCTGGCCCGGTACGAGGCCAAGTACGGCCCGCTGTAA
- the tefb gene encoding TEF transcription factor, PAR bZIP family member b isoform X2: MDIPPPNILEEGDDEIEKEKLCSTEDVEGGGAESASAGGGSRGGAGGGGGAGGGGGAGGGVSASLTPALWDKTIPYDGETFHLEYMDLDEFLLENGIPVSLEAGLQKTLTSVEGKGKSIAKVAAPAATVVAATPPPPPLPPPAAPPAAAAAASDSASSPSVSSATSTVTSEPEEPVTITTLQPAKLEEEEEEEEEEEEEEEEEDEEDEEGEEEESQCEEAEVKETKQERSTPSPIDPDALEVDINFQPDPTDLVLSSVPGGELFNPRKHKFSDQELKPQPMIKKAKKVFVPDEHKDDRYWSRRKKNNLAAKRSRDARRLKENQITVRASFLERENAALRQQVAEMRKDCGRCKNILARYEAKYGPL, from the exons ATGGACATCCCCCCCCCGAACATCCTGGAGGAGGGGGACGACG AAATAGAGAAGGAGAAGCTCTGCTCAACTGAGGATGTGGAAGGAGGCGGGGCCGAGTCAGCCAGTGCTGGTGGAGGTTCtcgaggaggagcaggaggaggtgggggtgcaggaggaggaggaggagcaggaggaggcgtgTCAGCCTCCCTGACCCCGGCCCTTTGGGATAAGACCATTCCCTACGATGGGGAGACCTTCCACCTGGAGTACATGGACCTGGACGAGTTCCTCCTGGAGAACGGCATCCCGGTCAGCCTGGAGGCCGGCCTGCAGAAGACGCTGACCTCCGTGGAGGGCAAAGGCAAATCCATCGCCAAGGTGGCTGCTCCTGCTGCCACTGTTGTTGCtgctactcctcctcctcctcctcttcctcctcctgctgctcctcctgctgctgctgctgctgcttcagactcagcttcctccccctctgtctccagCGCCACCTCCACTGTCACCTCCGAACCAGAGGAACCGGTGACCATCACCACTTTACAACCAGCTAAactagaggaagaggaagaagaagaagaagaggaggaggaggaggaagaagaggaagacgaagaagatgaggaaggagaagaagaggaatctCAGTGTGAGGAGGCAGAAGTGAAGGAGACGAAACAAG AGCGCAGCACCCCCTCCCCCATTGACCCAGATGCACTGGAGGTGGACATCAACTTCCAGCCGGACCCGACAGACCTGGTGCTGTCAAGCGTCCCGGGAGGAGAACTCTTCAACCCTCGCAAACACAAGTTCTCCGACCAGGAGCTGAAACCGCAGCCCATGATCAAGAAGGCCAAGAAAGTGTTTGTTCCTGACGAgcacaag GATGATAGGTACTGgtccaggaggaagaagaacaacCTGGCGGCGAAGCGCTCCCGTGACGCGCGGCGCCTGAAGGAGAACCAGATCACGGTGCGCGCCTCCTTCCTGGAGCGGGAGAACGCGGCGCTGAGGCAGCAGGTGGCCGAGATGAGGAAGGACTGCGGCCGCTGCAAGAACATCCTGGCCCGGTACGAGGCCAAGTACGGCCCGCTGTAA